From the Pediococcus acidilactici genome, the window CACACGAGATGAACGGAGAAACCTTGGAACGGGTAGTTCGGATCATGAACGACCGGTTGGTGGGAAAAACGTTGAGCCAAGTGTATTACCATTTGCGGACGGACATTCCCCAAGTGGTGGAAAAGTATTTGCAAAGTGATGCGGGAGTTTTGGATGTTTTCCAAGACATCGTTACCCGTTCAACGCGCGACCGCTACTTTGTGGGTGGAAAACTAAACGTCCTGAATTTTTCGAAGAATGTGGATGTAAATTCGCTTCGCGGGTTGTTAACGTTGTTTAATGAAAATGATCAAATTGACGGACTGTTAGGAAATAAGCGGAGTGATTTGGATGTAAAAATTGGCGACGAATTAAGTAACGCGTTGCTAAAAGATTTTAGTTTAATTACGGCCACCTACGATGTAGGCAGTCGTGGTAAAGGACTAATTGCCATTCTTGGTCCAACCAGTATGCAGTATTCGAAGACGTTGGGCTTAATTAATACGTTTAGATACCAATTATCACATCGAATGCTACAATACTATAAGCATCTTGATGACAGTTAGGAGGATTGAATTGGCAAAAGAAGACGAAAAGACAAAGGCAAAATCAACTTCAACCGCAGCGCCGGATGAAGAAAAAAATAATGCCGCTGATGAGCAAACAAAAAAAGCGACGCAAGAATCCGAAGATAATTCAAAAGATTCTGCTAAGGATCAAGAACAAGCAGTTGTAGATCCAGCAGAATTTAAAAAAGTTACGGCGGAACGCGACGAACTTTCCGACAAATATATCCGCGCGCAAGCAGAAATTGTGAACATGCGGCGGCGCAATGAAAAGGAACAAGCTAGTCTGTTAAAATATGATGGTCAAAAACTAGCGAAGGCAATTTTACCTGCGTTAGATAATCTGGAACGCGCTTTGACAGTGGAAGCTGAACATTCAGAACAACTGTTGAAGGGGGTTGAGATGGTTCAAAAGGATCTCTTAAAAGCCCTTAAAGAAAATGATATCGCTGAAATCGAGGCAGATGGTCAAAAATTTGATCCCAACCTGCACCAAGCGGTTCAAACGGTTCCAGCAGATGACGATCATCCAGCGGATACCGTCGTTAAGGTATTCCAAAAGGGTTATATTTTAAAGGACCGGGTATTACGGCCAGCAATGGTTGTTGTTGCTCAATAAAAGATAGAGAAAGAGGGATTTTAGACAATGGCAAGTAATAAAATTATTGGTATTGACTTAGGTACTACAAACTCTGCAGTTGCTGTCATGGACGGTGACAAGCCTAAAATTATCACTAACCCGGAAGGGGCACGGACAACTCCATCAGTAGTTGCCTTCAAAAATGGTGAAACTCAAGTAGGTGAAGTGGCAAAACGGCAAGCAATCACTAATCCAAACACGATTTCTTCCATTAAGCGTCACATTGGCGAAGCTGGCTACAAGGTAACGGTAGACGGCAAGTCATACACCCCACAAGAAGTTTCTGCAATGATTTTGAGCTACATCAAGAAGTTTGCAGAAGACTATCTTGGTGAAGAAGTTGATCAAGCCGTTATCACGGTTCCAGCTTACTTCGATGATTCTCAACGGCAAGCAACAAAAGATGCTGGTAAGATTGCTGGTTTGGAAGTTAAACGAATCATCAACGAACCAACTGCTTCAGCATTGGCTTACGGCTTAGACAAGAGTGACAAGGATGAAAAGATCTTGGTATACGACCTTGGTGGTGGGACTTTTGATGTTTCGATCCTTGAACTCGGCGACGGTGTTTTCCAAGTACTTTCAACAAACGGGGACACTCACCTTGGTGGGGATGACTTTGACCAAAAGATTATTGATTGGTTAGTTGAAGGCTTCAAGGAAGAAAACGGCATTGACCTTTCTAAAGACAAGATGGCTCTTCAACGTTTGAAGGACGCTGCTGAAAAAGCTAAGAAAGACTTGTCTGGAGTTAGCGAAGCACAAATCAGCTTACCATTTATCTCCGCTGGCGAAGCTGGCCCATTGCACTTGGAAAAGACTTTGACACGGGCACAATTTGATCAATTAACCGCAGACTTAGTTGCTAAGACTAAGGTACCAGTTGATAATGCCCTTAAAGATGCTGGTCTATCAGCTTCTGACATTGACCAAGTTATCTTAAACGGTGGTTCAACTCGGATTCCAGCTGTTCAAGAAGCCGTAAAGAACTGGACGGGCAAGGAACCTAACCACTCCATCAACCCTGACGAAGCTGTTGCTCTTGGTGCTGCCGTTCAAGGTGGGGTTTTAACTGGTGATGTTAAAGACGTTGTTTTACTTGACGTAACTCCACTTTCACTTGGTATTGAAACCATGGGTGGTGTGTTCACTAAGTTAATTGACCGGAACACTACGATTCCAACCAGCAAGTCTCAAATCTTCTCTACCGCAGCAGATAACCAACCAGCTGTAGACATTCACGTACTTCAAGGTGAACGTCCAATGGCGGCAGATAATAAGACGCTGGGTCGTTTCCAACTAACGGACATTCCAGCTGCTCCACGGGGAGTTCCACAAATCGAAGTTAAGTTCGATATTGATAAGAATGGTATCGTTAACGTTTCTGCCAAGGATAAGGGTACTGGTAAGGAACAAAAGATTACCATCAAGAGTTCATCGGGTCTCAGTGATGAAGAAATCGAACGGATGATGAAGGAAGCTAAGGAAAACGAAGAAGCCGACCGCAAGCGTAAGGAAGAAGTTGACCTTCGTAACGAAGTTGACCAATTGATCTTCACAACCGACAAGACTTTGAAGGAACTTGAAGGTAAGGTTTCTGAAGACGAAATCAAGAAGGCTAAAGACGCTAAGGAAGCCCTTGAAAAAGCACAAAAAGATAACAACTTAGAAGAAATGAAAGCTAAGAAGGATGATTTGAGCAAGATTGTCCAAGACTTATCTGTAAAGCTTTACCAACAAGCTCAACAAGCACAAGGTCAAGCTGATGGTGCTCAAGGTAACGACCAGAATACCGGTAATAACGACGACAACACTGTCAATGGGGATTTCGAAGAAGTCGATCCTGACAAAGACAACAAATAAATAAGTGATTAGCAATGAAGGGTCGAAGTCGTTGACTTTGACCCTTTTGCGGTGATTAACGGTTAAAACTGGTAAAAATCATGGAGGATGAATATGGCTGGAAGTAAAGATTACTATGACATTCTGGGAGTCAGTCGCGATGCATCTGAAGATGAAATCAAGAAGGCTTATCGCCGCTTGTCGAAAAAATACCATCCGGACATCAACAAAGAGCCGGGAGCGGAACAAAAATTTAAGGACATTAACGAAGCTTACGACGTTTTAGGTGATCAACAAAAGCGTGCGCAATATGACCAGTTTGGTTCAGCAGACGGCAACGCCGGTTTTGGTGGCGGTGGTTTCGGTGATCAAGGCGGCTTTGGTGGTTTTGGTGGCGGCTTTGACGACATTTTCAGTTCTTTCTTTGGTGGTGGTCAACGACAGGCCGCTAACCAACCACGACAAGGAGAGGATTTGCAGTACCAAATGACGCTTAAGTTTGAAGAAGCGATTTTTGGTAAAAAGTCGACGATCAAGTATTCACGAGAAGCCGAATGTAAGACCTGTGGCGGATCGGGTGCTAAGCCGGGAACTTCGCCAGAAACTTGCCATAAATGTCATGGAACGGGTAGTATTCAAATTACCCAAAATACTCCGCTTGGTCGGATGGTTCGGCAACAGGTTTGTGACGTATGTAACGGAACTGGTAAAGAAATTAAAGAGAAATGCCCAACTTGTGGTGGTACTGGACACACTAAGCAAGAACATGAAGTAAAGGTTTCTGTTCCAGCCGGTGTTGAAGATGGTCAACAAATGCGGCTTCAAGGCCAAGGTGAAGCTGGTTATAATGGCGGACCTTATGGTGACCTTTACATCATTTTCCAAGTACAGCCAAGTAAGATTTATGAGCGCGAAGGTTCAGAAATTTACTATGATCAGTCAATTTCTTTCGTACAAGCTGCACTTGGGGATGAAATTGAAGTACCTACCGTTCACGGCAAGGTTAAGTTAAAAATCCCAGCTGGTACGCAGACAGGAACTAACTTCCGCTTGAAGGGCAAGGGAGCTCCTCGTTTACGAGGTAATGGTAACGGTGACCAACACGTCCACGTGAAGGTTAAGGTGCCTAAGAAGCTGAATGCGGGCCAAAAAGAAGCTTTGAAGCTCTTTGCTAAGGCGAGTGGTGAACATCCGTCAGGCAACGGCAAGGGCGGTTTCTTTGATAAATTTATGAATTAATTAAACTAATGTACATTTAAAAAAGGCGAAAGTAGCGGAACTAAGATTCCGTGCTTTCGCCTTTTTGGGTTGCTTTTAAACTAATTCGAAATTTAATTGCTGTGATATATTTTTAATACCAAGAATAATTTTTAACGGTTTGATTTAGGCGTGTTATCGTGTTAAAGTGCGACAACATAGACTATCTGGGATTTTATAAAATCTTTTTTTGTGAATGCGTGGTTATGAATATAATAACTAAAATGATATAATTGAGGCTACATACAATTTGAAGAAGGTTTAAATATGAACAAGAAAATAGCTAGATATCTATTAATATGGCTAAAATCAACATGGCTTTATTCAAAGCCTGTCTGGAACTTTGTTAGTTTAAGTGACTGGTTATTACTATCAGTGGCAGTATTAATAACCAATAGTATTGGTTATTTACTTAGTGATATTTGGAATGCAACTTTTATTTTAATGAATGTTGGCTGCTTTTTTGGAACAATTGTTTGTTTGATGCCACGTCATGACGAGCCCTTAATAAATGCAATTAAAGGAATAGCTTTTATTGGCTTAGGAGGAGTAGTAGGAATTTTGTTTTCAGGTTTTCCACTCTTACTGGCAATAGTAATTACCGGAGGTCTATTTTTAACAGGAATTACATATAGTTTTAGTATCAACACATTCTTGAGATACTTGTTTTGTGTGCTAGCCGTTATGGCAACTGCAGGACTAAAAATTGGCGTTTCTACAGCTAATATGTTTTTAGGCTTGTTATCTTTTATCACAGGAATGGCGATTGTAGCACTAATGTTTTGTCTTTATAATAAGAGACTTAATATATCTTTGCCCATGACTGCAAGTCTATATAGTCAGTTAGTTTTAATTTCAAACAACAAAAAAGCGAATTACTTTGAAGAAAGAACCAAAGTTTTAGAGGCAGTAGAAATAATGCCAAGAATTTACCAAGTGCGTGATCCCTGGGTGTTTCAGGTGGTTAAATCCGCAGATAAAATTCTTACTAGGATAACCTGGAATAAAAACAAAAAAAATACCGAGGCATTAAGTTATATAGTGCAATTACTGCAAGGTATGAACGTTCCTCAGCCTACTAAATTGGAGAAAGCTGATAGTGAAATACAGCAAGTTATTAGTATTTTAAACACAAAGCAAGAACGTGCTAGGACATTTTCAAAAAGAAGCTTTTCTCTTGCAAACGAAATAAAAACACTTAAAAAAATGGTTTCAACCACCTCAAACACAACACTTCGATTTGCGAGCCGTCTAGCTTTAACAGGTTTAATATGTTACGTTTTATCGTTAGCTATGGATCAATTTATGATTATGCCACTAGAAAAACATAGTTTTTGGATTCCCTTATCTGGATGCTTAATGGTGATGCCAGGCGTCCATGATACATTAGGGAAATCAAGTGCGCGCGCCTTCGGATCATTATTCGGCGCATGTTTAGGAGTTTTACTATTTTCCATATTATTTCCATCACAAATTAATAATAAATTGCTTTACGCCGTAGTTTCAACTATATTGATTATTTTGTTTTTGACCATCAAAAAATTTAGTCAATTTTTCTTAATGATTAGCGTAACTTTTTGGCTAGTATTTTTATTAGGAGGAAGCATAGCTGGGGTAACTCGGATAGTTGATGTAATAATTGGAGGGAGTGTCGCTATTTTGATCTTGCTAATTTTTCCGGCAAAATCTAACGACGACTTTGCAGAAAACTTAGAGGATTGGGGGAAAGTAGCGGGATATATACTTTTATATATGTCAAATGAAGAAAAACTGAGCGACTTAAAAGAAAAGGACTTTAATACTTTATATATAATGCAGGATAAACTTAAACGTTCTGCAAACGAATTTATAATAGCAAATCGCGTGAAAAACGATTATGAGACGGTTTGCCTGATTGAAAGTATTAAGACATTAACTTCAAAAATTGAATTACAAATTGTGCAAATGAGGGAACATATTAAATTAGCAACGGTCCAGTTGCATGAGGTCCGGGGAGAATTTCAAGAATATTATGCTAGATTAAATTCTTTGACTAATTCTACAGAAATTGAGAAAAAAACTAAGGAGCAAAAACAAAGTTTAGATCATTACTATTTTGCTGAATTAAATTTAAATATAAAAAGATTGGAAATGGAAGTTGGACAAATACGGGCGGCTAATAAAGTATTTATTAACTCATAGTAATGATCTTCAATAGTAAAGCAAACCTAGCTTTTAGAACTTTTTCTAACTCCTAAGACTAAGCTAGTTTTGCAGGAAAAATTTGTAATTGTAAGAATAGAAAAGCAATGAAGTTCAGGAATATCCTTTACTGTCATTGCTTTTTTAGTTTATGCATAAATTTAATTCAAAATCGCCGTTCCTAAAGTCAAGTAGGTAGCAAATAAGATCCAGATCAAGTACGGAACCATTAGACTAGCGGCTAATTTACTAGTTTGCCAAAATCTTTTCACACACCAAATCACTAGTGCATCGAGTACGATGATAATTAAAAAGCTGATCCAGCGGTTGCTTGCACCAAAGAAAACGATGCTCCAAACAAAATTTAGGACTAATTGGCTAACAAACAAAGTCAAGTTATTTTGGCGTGCGTTGGTCCGGTCACGAAGAATTAAATAACCGACAATTCCAATCATTAGGTATAAAATTGGCCAGACAATGCCAAAAATAAAGTCAGGGGGTGCTAATGGTGGCAAGGTCAAGTTATGGTAAATTGCTTTAATATCTCCTGACAATATTCCCGATAGGCTTCCAATTAATTCTACGATGACGATGCTGGCAATTAATAAAATCCAATTTGGTCTTCTTTTAATCATTAAAACATCCCTCCCTTAAGTTAAGTGATTTCATGGATTAGGTTGCTTTAAGGGTAGCAAAGAAACGATGGTCTGCATAACAATTTGCTTAAAGAAGATTTGCAACATAATAAAAAGACCAGGAAAGATTCCCGGTCCTTGAAAATCTCGGCTAGAAAAAATTACCGATTGTTGTAACGTGCGTCGTCTTCGGGACGATGACTAAGCACGCCCAAGAATTTTAAGCTGTAAAGGGCGCTTAAGCCCACTAAAATGTAGACAATTTTAGAGATAATTGCTGTTTGCCCACCAAATAAGGCAGCTACTAGGTCAAATTGGAAAAGACCCACTAGGAGCCAGTTGATACCGCCGACAATTACTAGAATTAACGCTGTAAGATCCAATGCTTTCATAATAAATCTCCTCCCATAAGGCTATTATTTTGGAACACCCTAAGCTTAGCAAATTCACTAATGATTAGGCGAAGAATATGCTTAACAAAATCTTATAATCTATACTTTACGCAACTAAACAGTGTTGAGAAAAAAAGTTGTTGATGTTAAGCTTGTTTTATAAATGAAAGCGCTATCTATAAGTTGGATAAGGAATTAGTAAAGGAGGAGGTACAGATGGCAAGTGTTCCAAAAGTAGTTCGGGTGGCGTTGTTGCCAAGCTTATTTTTGCGAGTGGAATTTGCTGATGGGGCAGTAAGGTACTGGCGATCAGCAATGAACCAGGAAGAACTAAATTTATTTAAACAAGGTAATCGGCTAAAGTTAAACCAATTAACGCCCGAATATTATTGGCTCGGAGAATCGGCTACATTTGGCCAAGATAACACGTTTGCAATTAATCGGGTTATTTATGATGGTGACGAGATTTATAGGCAGGGTAATCTTCAACCAAACTAGTGTACTAAAAACAAACAGGTCGCAAACACGACCTGTTTTTTATTTGCAAACTAATTTAAAAAGAACTTGCATTTTAACGAGTTTTCAGTCATAGTGTTATATGTAATTAAAACACTATGACTGAACGGGGGTTACTTATTAATGTTGGAAATTAAACAGCTCGACGTCTTTATTGGACGGAAACAAATTATTAAAAAGGCGTCTTTTCAAGTTGGAGACGGGGAGATTGTCGGTTTAATCGGCCCAAATGGTGCGGGCAAAACGACCATTATGAAAACCATTTTGGCACTGACTAAGTTTAAAGGACAGGTGCTGGTGAATCATCAAGTGGTCACCCAAAACCACCATCAAGCGCTACTTAAGGTTGGTGCTTTGATTGAGCATCCCGCCTTGTATCCGTACATGACGGGAAGACAAAATTTAGCCTTGTATGCACAAGACGAAGCTGAAATTGAAGAACTTGCTCACGCTTTAGAAATGGAAACGTATCTTGATGCACGGCAAAAGGGTATTCGTTAGGAATGAAGCAAAAGTTAGGAATTGCCTTGGCCTTATTAAATCACCCTGATTTAGTAATTTTGGACGAGCCCATGAACGGACTTGATGTGGAGGCAACTATTTTAGTACGTAACTTGATTTTAAAAATGGCGCAAAAAGGAACCGCTTTCCTGATTTCCAGTCATATTTTGAGCGAGTTGGAACGGGTGGTTTCCAACGTAGTTTTAATTAACAAGGGCGAAATCCTATTAATTGACTCTTTAAAAAATTTCCAGCGGGAAAATTCTCATTATTATCGGGTGGTTACTGACAATCTATTTGCTAGTTTTGAATTATTAGAAAGTCACGGTTTAACTAGCAAGCTCCAAAATGACTATATTAAGATTAAAGCTGACGATCTCCAAACGGCTGAAAAGTTATTGGTGGAAAATGAACAGTATTTGCTTACGGTTGCTCCAGAAAAACTGACCTTTGAGCAACAAGTGGTGAAGTCGCTTAGGGGGCGGCAGGAGGCACGTCAATGAAAAATAGTTTACAACAGGAAGTTTATAAATTTATTCATCGCCAGGGGTATTGGATAGGAATTTTGACCCTTTGGCTTCTTATGGCACTTTCCGCATGGCTGGAAGGTACCACTGCTAGCTCGGTTGCTCAGAGTTATGACTGGGGAAGGTGGGCTGCAATAGTAACGAGTGTTTTGGTAGCAGTTAACTTTGGCGGAGAGTACGAAAACGAGACCGTCGATACCCTGTTTTACAAAAATCGTAGTCGTGTAGAGGTTTTTCTGGCCAAACTCTTGGTTTTATTAGGTTATGTGTTGGTACTTAGTTTGGCCGGGGCCATCTTCACAATGATATTACAAGCCACCCGAGCACCAAGTACCTTAACGTGGGATTTAGTAATTAATCGGCAAACCCTTTGGCATGCTACGCTTGTTACGCAGTTCGGAAATTATGCGGTGCTGCTAGTAACCATCGCTTTAGTAACGGGGATCACTTGCTTGACACACAGTAAGGTCGTGGCGATGGGATTTAGTTTTCTGTTGATTTTTACGGGAACTACCTTAGCCGGACAGCTTCCCAAAATTATTGATAGCTCATGGATTAATTGGAATCCTTTGAACATGTTGAACCTCGCCACACAAGTTACTAATCCGACGTTAAAAAGCGTAACTAAATTATCCGTTACCCAATTAGCATGGGGGACGGGGGCCTACGCCATCATTTTTACCGCTTTAGCGTACCTGTTTTTTAGCTATGGGCAACCACGTAGCAAGTAGGAGGGAAAAATTTTGATATCCGTTATTAATCAAGAAGCATACAAGTTATTACATAAAAAAATGACTTGGCTTGCACCATTTTTAATAGCTTTACTAATGGTTCCGTTTATTATGTCGTTTGATGACCCCATTTCAGCTCCCTGGCTGGTAATGTCAAGTTTTGGAATCGATGAAATCGCACCCTTAATCATGATCTTAATTGCGGCGACCTTTTTTTCGTCAGAGTTTAAGCAGCGGACAATATTGACGATGCTAGCAAAAACGCCTAGTCGTAAAGACGTGTATTTAGCAAAGCTAATTGTTGTCGGACTTTGTGACGTTGCAATGCATGCTTTTGCGTTAATAATGACAATTATCCTTAATATGGCGCTCCCTAAATTCCGAATAGATTTATTTAAACCGTACTTGTACCATCAAAGCCTATTAACTAACATATTGAGCATGACCCTGGTGGATATTTTAGTAACCATGTTTTTAGTTAGCATTCTTTTCTTAATCTCTTGTTCCGTTACTGAAAACGCGGTTGTTTTAGCAATTAGTTTAGGCGTTTATTTTATGGGCCAAATTATTCCCCCGGGAATCCGACTCTTACCAGAGCAATATTTCAACTGGCTCCGTTGGAATCCACTAAACATGATGCTACTACCTCTACAATACGCAAATTATCCCGTCTACCACGATATGTCGCACCTTTCGACGTTGCAACTAGGATTGGCAACTACTAGTTATGCTCTGTTTTTCGCCGTATTAGGATACCAAGTTTTTCGGCGCCGCCATTATTAGAAAGGTTTTTCTGTAGCTAAATAGTACTGTTGAATTTGGTCGATAAGAGTTCTTGCTTGAGGTGAAAGCGGAACGTCTGCTGAAAAAACCAAGGCAAGGGCTTGTTTTAAACCAGGTTCCTTAATGGAAATTACTTTTAAGCCGGCATGGCCGGCTTTTTGCGATTCAAAAAAGGAACGGGTCACGATGGCAACCCCGTTTAATTGGCTGAGCGCGCTCATACAAGCCGAGTAAGAGGTTACTTCAATTAGATATTGGGGTGATAAATGTTGGTCAAAAAATAACTGGTCGAGAGTCTGACGAACGGCAAACCGGGGATCTAAAACAATTAATGGAAGCCTAGCAAGCTGCGTTAAGGTGATGTTTTCAAGTGTATGATAGGGGCCGGATTCCGTAGTGACGGCGACAATTTCATCAGTGAATAAGTAGCGGTAATCAATGGCGGGATTGTGAACGGGCAAAAAAACTATCCCAAAATTAATCTCGGCCTTTAAAAGCTGTTTCACGGTGCTAGTAGAGGTGTTTTCTCGTAACGTAAATATCGTGTGGGGGCTGAGGGTTTGCAAAGATT encodes:
- the hrcA gene encoding heat-inducible transcriptional repressor HrcA, which codes for MLTDRELLILEEIVQEYTENGKPIGSKTVMNNLPIKVSSATIRNDMAKLEDLGLIEKTHSSSGRVPSLMGYRYYVDHLLRPEEVDQTEAQQIQRGLATHFQEVDDIVRTSAEMLSNLTHYTALTLKPEQKGATLDGFRMVPLGGNQVMLILVSSNGDVTSQQFNIPHEMNGETLERVVRIMNDRLVGKTLSQVYYHLRTDIPQVVEKYLQSDAGVLDVFQDIVTRSTRDRYFVGGKLNVLNFSKNVDVNSLRGLLTLFNENDQIDGLLGNKRSDLDVKIGDELSNALLKDFSLITATYDVGSRGKGLIAILGPTSMQYSKTLGLINTFRYQLSHRMLQYYKHLDDS
- the grpE gene encoding nucleotide exchange factor GrpE, coding for MTVRRIELAKEDEKTKAKSTSTAAPDEEKNNAADEQTKKATQESEDNSKDSAKDQEQAVVDPAEFKKVTAERDELSDKYIRAQAEIVNMRRRNEKEQASLLKYDGQKLAKAILPALDNLERALTVEAEHSEQLLKGVEMVQKDLLKALKENDIAEIEADGQKFDPNLHQAVQTVPADDDHPADTVVKVFQKGYILKDRVLRPAMVVVAQ
- the dnaK gene encoding molecular chaperone DnaK, with product MASNKIIGIDLGTTNSAVAVMDGDKPKIITNPEGARTTPSVVAFKNGETQVGEVAKRQAITNPNTISSIKRHIGEAGYKVTVDGKSYTPQEVSAMILSYIKKFAEDYLGEEVDQAVITVPAYFDDSQRQATKDAGKIAGLEVKRIINEPTASALAYGLDKSDKDEKILVYDLGGGTFDVSILELGDGVFQVLSTNGDTHLGGDDFDQKIIDWLVEGFKEENGIDLSKDKMALQRLKDAAEKAKKDLSGVSEAQISLPFISAGEAGPLHLEKTLTRAQFDQLTADLVAKTKVPVDNALKDAGLSASDIDQVILNGGSTRIPAVQEAVKNWTGKEPNHSINPDEAVALGAAVQGGVLTGDVKDVVLLDVTPLSLGIETMGGVFTKLIDRNTTIPTSKSQIFSTAADNQPAVDIHVLQGERPMAADNKTLGRFQLTDIPAAPRGVPQIEVKFDIDKNGIVNVSAKDKGTGKEQKITIKSSSGLSDEEIERMMKEAKENEEADRKRKEEVDLRNEVDQLIFTTDKTLKELEGKVSEDEIKKAKDAKEALEKAQKDNNLEEMKAKKDDLSKIVQDLSVKLYQQAQQAQGQADGAQGNDQNTGNNDDNTVNGDFEEVDPDKDNK
- the dnaJ gene encoding molecular chaperone DnaJ, producing MAGSKDYYDILGVSRDASEDEIKKAYRRLSKKYHPDINKEPGAEQKFKDINEAYDVLGDQQKRAQYDQFGSADGNAGFGGGGFGDQGGFGGFGGGFDDIFSSFFGGGQRQAANQPRQGEDLQYQMTLKFEEAIFGKKSTIKYSREAECKTCGGSGAKPGTSPETCHKCHGTGSIQITQNTPLGRMVRQQVCDVCNGTGKEIKEKCPTCGGTGHTKQEHEVKVSVPAGVEDGQQMRLQGQGEAGYNGGPYGDLYIIFQVQPSKIYEREGSEIYYDQSISFVQAALGDEIEVPTVHGKVKLKIPAGTQTGTNFRLKGKGAPRLRGNGNGDQHVHVKVKVPKKLNAGQKEALKLFAKASGEHPSGNGKGGFFDKFMN
- a CDS encoding FUSC family protein — encoded protein: MNKKIARYLLIWLKSTWLYSKPVWNFVSLSDWLLLSVAVLITNSIGYLLSDIWNATFILMNVGCFFGTIVCLMPRHDEPLINAIKGIAFIGLGGVVGILFSGFPLLLAIVITGGLFLTGITYSFSINTFLRYLFCVLAVMATAGLKIGVSTANMFLGLLSFITGMAIVALMFCLYNKRLNISLPMTASLYSQLVLISNNKKANYFEERTKVLEAVEIMPRIYQVRDPWVFQVVKSADKILTRITWNKNKKNTEALSYIVQLLQGMNVPQPTKLEKADSEIQQVISILNTKQERARTFSKRSFSLANEIKTLKKMVSTTSNTTLRFASRLALTGLICYVLSLAMDQFMIMPLEKHSFWIPLSGCLMVMPGVHDTLGKSSARAFGSLFGACLGVLLFSILFPSQINNKLLYAVVSTILIILFLTIKKFSQFFLMISVTFWLVFLLGGSIAGVTRIVDVIIGGSVAILILLIFPAKSNDDFAENLEDWGKVAGYILLYMSNEEKLSDLKEKDFNTLYIMQDKLKRSANEFIIANRVKNDYETVCLIESIKTLTSKIELQIVQMREHIKLATVQLHEVRGEFQEYYARLNSLTNSTEIEKKTKEQKQSLDHYYFAELNLNIKRLEMEVGQIRAANKVFINS
- a CDS encoding tryptophan-rich sensory protein, giving the protein MIKRRPNWILLIASIVIVELIGSLSGILSGDIKAIYHNLTLPPLAPPDFIFGIVWPILYLMIGIVGYLILRDRTNARQNNLTLFVSQLVLNFVWSIVFFGASNRWISFLIIIVLDALVIWCVKRFWQTSKLAASLMVPYLIWILFATYLTLGTAILN
- a CDS encoding DUF378 domain-containing protein, producing MKALDLTALILVIVGGINWLLVGLFQFDLVAALFGGQTAIISKIVYILVGLSALYSLKFLGVLSHRPEDDARYNNR
- a CDS encoding ABC transporter permease, whose amino-acid sequence is MKNSLQQEVYKFIHRQGYWIGILTLWLLMALSAWLEGTTASSVAQSYDWGRWAAIVTSVLVAVNFGGEYENETVDTLFYKNRSRVEVFLAKLLVLLGYVLVLSLAGAIFTMILQATRAPSTLTWDLVINRQTLWHATLVTQFGNYAVLLVTIALVTGITCLTHSKVVAMGFSFLLIFTGTTLAGQLPKIIDSSWINWNPLNMLNLATQVTNPTLKSVTKLSVTQLAWGTGAYAIIFTALAYLFFSYGQPRSK
- a CDS encoding ABC transporter permease, which encodes MISVINQEAYKLLHKKMTWLAPFLIALLMVPFIMSFDDPISAPWLVMSSFGIDEIAPLIMILIAATFFSSEFKQRTILTMLAKTPSRKDVYLAKLIVVGLCDVAMHAFALIMTIILNMALPKFRIDLFKPYLYHQSLLTNILSMTLVDILVTMFLVSILFLISCSVTENAVVLAISLGVYFMGQIIPPGIRLLPEQYFNWLRWNPLNMMLLPLQYANYPVYHDMSHLSTLQLGLATTSYALFFAVLGYQVFRRRHY
- a CDS encoding LysR family transcriptional regulator — protein: MNLRQLEYFLVLSEELNYHRAAERLYIAQPTLSIQMRNLQREIGQPLFLKVGRHIMLTNAGLILQSHARKILRQVRSTKRALRPRLEPPAIKIGLSGTHLLTPLLKSLQTLSPHTIFTLRENTSTSTVKQLLKAEINFGIVFLPVHNPAIDYRYLFTDEIVAVTTESGPYHTLENITLTQLARLPLIVLDPRFAVRQTLDQLFFDQHLSPQYLIEVTSYSACMSALSQLNGVAIVTRSFFESQKAGHAGLKVISIKEPGLKQALALVFSADVPLSPQARTLIDQIQQYYLATEKPF